Proteins encoded in a region of the Haloarcula sp. CBA1129 genome:
- a CDS encoding DUF4234 domain-containing protein, translated as MSPSPQVTDETAFEAGSLGLQVVLFVVTGTLYGLYWLYKTAKQLDAGTDQNLTPILAVIPIVNIIGVWQISNAAEAVTDQSGVVLFLLFVVFGPISWFLIQSGINDAAAN; from the coding sequence ATGTCACCGTCACCACAAGTGACCGATGAAACCGCGTTTGAAGCCGGGTCGCTCGGCTTGCAGGTCGTTCTGTTTGTCGTGACCGGCACACTCTATGGCCTGTACTGGCTGTACAAGACCGCCAAGCAACTCGACGCAGGAACGGACCAGAACCTGACGCCCATCTTAGCGGTCATCCCCATCGTGAACATCATCGGGGTCTGGCAGATCTCAAACGCGGCCGAAGCCGTCACCGACCAGAGCGGTGTGGTCCTGTTTCTGCTGTTTGTCGTCTTCGGTCCCATCTCGTGGTTCTTGATACAGTCGGGGATCAACGACGCTGCGGCCAATTAA
- the lpdA gene encoding dihydrolipoyl dehydrogenase, protein MVVGDVTTGTELLVIGGGPGGYVAAIRGAQLGLDTTLVERDAYGGTCLNHGCIPSKALISASDVAHDARQAESMGVFADPAVDMAGMTEWKDGVVTRLTRGVESLCKSAGVNLVEGTAEFVNDETVRVAHGGEGQGSESLSFEHAVVATGSRPMEVPGFEFDGEHILSSKDALALEAVPEELLVVGAGYIGMELSTVFAKLGAEVTVVEMLDDVLPGYEDDIAAVVRDRAEELGIDFNFGEAADDWEETDEGIRVQTVNEDDGITEYNAEKCLVAVGREPVTDTLALENIDLQTDENGCLPTDDQCRTAFESVFAVGDVAGEPMLAHKAMAEGEVAAEAAAGEPAAFDHQAIPAAVFTDPEIATVGMTEGEAEAAGFDPVVGQMPLRANGRALTVNEKDGFVRVVADADEEFLLGAQIVGPEASELIAELGLGIEMGARLEDIAGTIHTHPTLSEAVHEAAAAARGEAIHTQ, encoded by the coding sequence ATGGTCGTTGGAGATGTCACTACAGGAACCGAATTGCTTGTTATCGGCGGCGGACCGGGCGGCTACGTTGCCGCGATCCGGGGCGCACAGCTGGGACTGGACACGACACTCGTCGAGCGGGACGCCTACGGCGGGACCTGCCTGAACCACGGCTGTATTCCCTCGAAAGCGCTCATCTCGGCCTCGGACGTGGCCCACGACGCCCGGCAGGCCGAGTCGATGGGCGTGTTCGCGGACCCGGCCGTCGACATGGCCGGGATGACAGAGTGGAAAGACGGCGTCGTCACACGGCTGACACGGGGCGTCGAGTCGCTGTGTAAGAGCGCCGGCGTCAATCTGGTGGAAGGGACCGCCGAGTTCGTCAACGACGAGACGGTCCGGGTCGCCCACGGCGGCGAGGGACAGGGTTCGGAGTCGCTGTCGTTCGAGCACGCTGTCGTCGCGACGGGGAGCCGACCGATGGAAGTGCCGGGCTTCGAGTTCGACGGCGAGCACATCCTCTCCTCGAAGGACGCGCTGGCGCTGGAAGCAGTGCCGGAAGAACTGCTCGTCGTCGGCGCGGGCTATATCGGGATGGAGCTCTCGACGGTGTTCGCGAAGCTGGGTGCGGAGGTCACAGTCGTCGAGATGCTCGACGACGTGTTGCCGGGCTACGAGGACGACATCGCGGCGGTCGTCCGCGACCGCGCCGAGGAGCTGGGGATCGATTTCAACTTCGGCGAGGCGGCCGACGACTGGGAGGAGACAGACGAGGGCATTCGCGTCCAGACCGTCAACGAAGACGACGGAATCACCGAGTACAACGCCGAGAAATGCTTAGTCGCGGTCGGCCGCGAGCCGGTCACGGACACACTTGCGCTGGAGAACATTGACCTCCAGACGGACGAGAACGGATGCCTCCCGACTGACGACCAGTGCCGAACCGCGTTCGAATCGGTGTTCGCCGTCGGGGACGTGGCTGGCGAGCCGATGCTTGCCCACAAGGCGATGGCCGAGGGTGAAGTCGCCGCGGAAGCCGCCGCCGGCGAGCCGGCCGCGTTCGACCATCAGGCGATTCCGGCGGCAGTCTTTACCGACCCCGAAATCGCCACCGTCGGCATGACAGAGGGCGAAGCCGAGGCGGCGGGCTTTGACCCGGTCGTCGGACAGATGCCGCTACGGGCCAACGGTCGCGCGCTCACCGTCAACGAAAAGGATGGGTTCGTCCGCGTCGTCGCCGACGCCGACGAGGAGTTCCTGCTCGGGGCCCAGATCGTCGGCCCGGAGGCGTCGGAACTCATCGCCGAACTCGGGCTGGGCATCGAGATGGGTGCGCGGCTGGAAGACATCGCCGGGACGATTCACACGCACCCGACGCTCTCCGAGGCAGTTCACGAGGCGGCCGCGGCCGCTCGTGGCGAGGCCATTCATACGCAGTGA